ATCCGCATCGCCGAGAGCGAGCTGGAGAAATCCATCAAGAACAAGGAGCTTCAGAACCTTCTCCGGATCGAGAAGAGCCTGGTCTTCTTCATGACCTCCCTGAAGGGGAACGGGATCCTCATCGTGAAGGTGAAGATGTCGCGGCTGGGGAAGGAATACCCCCTTGACGACGAGATCCGGGAACTCATCGAGGACGCCGAGATCGAGACCCAGCAGGCCATCGAACTGGCCAACATCCACTCCGACATCATGAGCGGGATGATGGACGCCTTCGCTTCCGTGATCTCCAACAACCTCAACGTGATCATGAAGCGGCTGACCTCCATTTCCATCATCCTCATGATCCCGACCCTGGTGGCCAGCATCTACGGGATGAATGTCCCCAACGGGCTCGAAAAGGCCCACAATTTCGGTTTCATCACGGTCATCGTGGCTTCCTTCCTTCTCTCCGTCGTGGGCGTCATGCTCTTCAAGCGAAGAAACTGGTTCTGAGAAAAACCCCGAGCGCGAATTCCCCGCACCGGAGATCCATTTCCGGTCCCCGACCGGCAGGTCTCGCTCCCCCTTCTTCCGACTTCATCAATCGGCGGTGTCGAGCCTGCGGATCATCCGGACGACGTCGAGGGGTTGGCCGAACTTCACATTGACCTCGGGGAAGCGGCCACATTCGGTGAACCCGTGATTGTGGTGGAAGGCGAGGCTCTCTTCGTTGCGGGAGGAGATACTGGCGAGGATGCGGTCGATCCCCCGGTGGCGGGCGTCCGCCAATGATTGATGCCCTCGCAAAAAGTACCATC
This Acidobacteriota bacterium DNA region includes the following protein-coding sequences:
- a CDS encoding magnesium transporter CorA family protein, yielding MITYHRTSRGFAEIPEWESGCWVKVVNPSPDEIQYLVDHFKAPAGLINDISDVDERPRTEIDDDWQLIILRIPHQTDDRQLPFVTVPLGILTYQDVFITLCFFETPFFADFMAHKRRKGIAVRSFFDLYLRFMVSSAVWYLKFLKQINHQIRIAESELEKSIKNKELQNLLRIEKSLVFFMTSLKGNGILIVKVKMSRLGKEYPLDDEIRELIEDAEIETQQAIELANIHSDIMSGMMDAFASVISNNLNVIMKRLTSISIILMIPTLVASIYGMNVPNGLEKAHNFGFITVIVASFLLSVVGVMLFKRRNWF
- a CDS encoding GNAT family N-acetyltransferase, with the translated sequence MAVTCRICSIIDTPAKSRKTNQNSVVTPLFEPSFGGRWYFLRGHQSLADARHRGIDRILASISSRNEESLAFHHNHGFTECGRFPEVNVKFGQPLDVVRMIRRLDTAD